In Halobacteriovorax marinus SJ, the following proteins share a genomic window:
- a CDS encoding substrate-binding periplasmic protein, giving the protein MTKIFTIFFLTLLCHSPVAKIYHFVGANFPGILTQNESGKFHGSAVEIIEKASKKLRFDYKISIVPWIRAIRMVENKKADVLIGPYKTSKREETMIFTENYFYKDSIILVTLAKNKFKWNGDLSSIKEKKVGVVRGWALGKKFEKESDNLDITYSESTTNLVRMLKRGRLDLAIVHNRSFLDDLNSHTVNREDYRILTPPLSSQKGYFAFSKEEKLKSFIQKFNSEIPLPKD; this is encoded by the coding sequence ATGACTAAGATTTTTACCATATTCTTTTTAACTCTCCTATGCCACAGTCCCGTGGCCAAGATCTATCATTTTGTTGGAGCAAACTTCCCTGGAATACTTACTCAAAATGAGAGTGGTAAATTTCACGGCAGCGCAGTTGAGATCATTGAAAAAGCTTCGAAGAAACTTCGCTTTGATTACAAAATCTCTATCGTCCCTTGGATTAGGGCCATAAGAATGGTTGAAAATAAGAAAGCAGATGTATTGATTGGGCCCTATAAGACTTCTAAGCGCGAAGAGACCATGATATTCACAGAGAATTACTTTTATAAAGATAGTATTATCCTTGTTACTTTGGCGAAGAATAAATTCAAGTGGAACGGAGACCTATCCTCCATCAAAGAGAAGAAAGTTGGAGTAGTAAGAGGCTGGGCCCTTGGAAAGAAGTTTGAAAAGGAATCGGATAATTTAGATATAACATACTCAGAATCCACGACGAATTTAGTTAGAATGCTTAAACGTGGACGTCTCGATCTTGCAATTGTTCACAATCGCAGTTTTCTAGACGATCTTAACTCTCATACTGTTAATAGAGAGGATTATAGAATTCTCACTCCCCCCCTTTCTAGTCAAAAAGGCTACTTTGCCTTCTCTAAAGAAGAGAAACTAAAGTCATTTATTCAGAAATTTAACTCTGAAATTCCTCTTCCTAAGGACTAA